A region of the Columba livia isolate bColLiv1 breed racing homer chromosome 23, bColLiv1.pat.W.v2, whole genome shotgun sequence genome:
GAGGCTGTGGAACAGTGGGGATTTTGGGGCACTATCCTCTGGGAATTCGGGGACACCGTCCTATAGGGatcaccccaatgtccccagggcCACGCGGCTGTGACACCACAGGGCTCCCACCAGGGTCACCCATCCCgctgtcccccgtgtccccagccctacCCGCGCCCCTCGATCTTGCAGACGTGGCGGATGAAGGGGGTCCAGTCGAAGGTGCCGGGGTCCCCCCGCACCCAGCGCCCCAGCTCCTCCCGGTTCACCGCCAGGTAGTCGGTGGCCACGATCTCCTCGAAGTGGTCGCAGGCACTCAGCAGCTGGTAGATGGTGGGACCCGAACCCACGTCGATCAGCGTCCGCCCCTGGATCTCACCTGGCGTTGGGGGGGGGACATACGGGGGGGGGTGTCCCACAATGAGCCAAGCACCGgcaggggggacagggacaaccAAGAGGGTCCCACCCGGGTTGAGGTGGCAGATGGGTGGGTGCCGAGGGGTCTCCcaccctgtgcctcagtttccccccccATGCCTCAGTTCCCCCTGTGCCTCAGTGTCccccctgtgcctcagtttcccccctgtgcctcagtttccccctgtgcctcagtttccccccccATGCCTCAGTTCccccctgtgcctcagttttcccccgtgcctcagtttccccccatgcctcagtttccccctgtgcctcagttcccccttgtgcctcagcttcccccttgtgcctcagttttcccccgtgcctcagtttcccccccaTGCCTCAGTTCCCCcttgtgcctcagttttccccttgtgcctcagtttcccccgtGCCCCAGTTTCCCCCCTTGCCTCAGTTCCCCCTGTGCCTCAGTTccccccgtgcctcagtttccccccttGCCTCAGTTCccccccgtgcctcagtttcccccgtgcctcagtttccccctcACCGCTGGCGAAGGTCTCGGCCAGACATCGCAGCTTCCAGGGCACCACGAACTCCTCGGAGGAGAAGTCGGCGCGGGGGGGCAGGTAGTTGTTGTGCAGGTAGGCGCGGGGGTCGAAGCGCTCGTAGCCCTCGCGGAGGGCGGCCAAGCTGCTCATGGCGAGGGGCGGCGGTGGCGGGGGTGGCGGCGCCCGCTTTATAAccccggccgggctgggggggccGCGCCGAGCGCTGGGGACGGTGCCATCCATCGCGGATAACCAGGTTAGCGCCAGCGCCCGGGGGGGACGCGGCTGGACGCCGGAGATGAGCAATGATGTTCCGTCCTCCTCGAAACGGGGGGGACGGGAATCCTGGCTCCTACGGCCTGAAGTTTTtgcccccccccctcccctccatcTCCAGATGTGGGTGTCCTGGTTGGGaaccccccacacacacaatgtgtgtCCCAGGGGAATGTCCCCCGGGATGGGATTGGGATGGGGCTCCCTCCGGTTCCTCCGTCACCAGTGAGCTGAGGGTGCTGGACCTCAGCAGAGCTCCCAGCTCCTTGGGATAAGGGGCAGGATGGGACCCGCTTATGgattttttggggagggggggattAAAGTGCCCAAATCCCACGTGTTCCAGAGCTCTAGGAGGACAGACAGCaggggggagaaggggatgagacggggacggggatggggatggaaTTGGGACATGGATGGGGGTGAAATGGGGAACAGGGATGGGAACAaggttggggacagggatgggaatGGGATGGGGTGGCTTAGGGACGGGGGTGGGGACAAAATGGCTAACAGGAATGGGGATGGAATGGGACGGCCTCCAGGCCGGGTGGGGATGAAATGGGtaacagggatggggacaggaatgggacagagatggggacGGGATGCAgatgggatgggacagagatgggatgggaatggggacGGAATgtgatgggatggggacacgggtgggGACGAAATGGGTAACAGGGATGGAGACAGGaatgggacagggatggggatgggatgcaGATGGGatgggggtgggatggggacagggatggggatgggattgGGACAGGGATGAGGACAGAGATGGGGACGGGATGCAGATGGGATggaacagggatggggatgggatgggacagggatggggacaggatggggatgggatgggacagggatggggatgggatgcagatgggatggggacgggatggggaagggatgggatgggatgggatgggatgggacagggatggggacgggATGCAGATGGGATGCAGACGGGTTGGGGACGGgcgcagggaggggagagggccTGGCGGTGGCCCAGGGACAGCAGGATCCGTCCCGGCGGGAACAGCTAATCTGGGCGCTGGCGCGGGGGCCACGGCGGAGCCTGGCAcgggctgggctggcaccggGGGCACAGTTACATAAGCAGAAGTttaaacccccccaaaaccccaaagctGAACCCCTGCCGGTTGCCTGAGTCCCTCCCGCTGCCGGCAAGAGCTTGTGCCTCAGTTCCCCCCATTCCCAGCAAGGTGCCTCTCCCCACAAATCCTGCCCCCTCCCCATCTCACGGGGGCCCCGCacccctctctctcctccccccctaaaaacaaaagtaaacagCAGGCTGGGCATTTTATTGCTGTACAAAGCCCATCGTCTGTACAACCCCGCAGCCCCCCCATCcctccacagcccccccagGGCCCCGTTTGGCCCTGGGGGGGTTTCAGCGCTCCCCATCCTTGTGCCCCCTTCTCTTCGCCAGGGAAATCGAGTGACTCCCAGTGCTGCCgggacccccatgtcccctccggCCTCCGCGACACCCCCCGTGGGGTGGGGGTCCCATGCGAGCGAGACCCACACCCCCACCTGCCCCCACACTCCTGCGCTGCCTCTTCGGGGCGGCTgagtggacccaggcgtccgggcccctcAGCCACCCCCCAGCATCATCCTCCTGCCCCCCACCCTGAAACCCCCCCGGCCCCCATCACCCTCAGCCCCTCTGGGCTTCGTGGGACAGGGAGCGGGAGAGGGTGCGGGCGAGTTTGGCCCCACGCAGGTCCGGGGGGGCGaagaggggcagggggaggGTGCGGGCGtagggcaggaggtgctgggtgATGGGGCTCCCCGGGGTCCCCAGGCACCCCAGGCGGAGCACCCCCCAGGGCGAACGCTGCTCCAGCACCCGCGTCTCCCCGCGATGCTCCAGCGTCTCCCGGTGCTGTGTGTCCACCTCCCGCCGGCACCACCTGCGCGTTTGGGGGGTCACGAgggggtccccagcaccccacagGGAGCCCCGTGTCCTGCTCTGCCCCACTGGGGTCACCCCAC
Encoded here:
- the PNMT gene encoding phenylethanolamine N-methyltransferase, which codes for MDGTVPSARRGPPSPAGVIKRAPPPPPPPPLAMSSLAALREGYERFDPRAYLHNNYLPPRADFSSEEFVVPWKLRCLAETFASGEIQGRTLIDVGSGPTIYQLLSACDHFEEIVATDYLAVNREELGRWVRGDPGTFDWTPFIRHVCKIEGRGEPWQEKQRRLRQRLRRILPIDVHQPDPLGAPLHPKADAIISAFCLEAVSPDRAAFARALAHVASLLRPGGHALLLGALGESFYLAGAAALPVVPLAEDDVWAALRDAGLGLRDFRSYAMPPALRTGVDDVDGVFFAHAQKALEG
- the TCAP gene encoding telethonin, which encodes MVGDSVVLRSGGRLAGARLGCHVREEDLGRRETFSAEWLDLELSTRPEEGWCRREVDTQHRETLEHRGETRVLEQRSPWGVLRLGCLGTPGSPITQHLLPYARTLPLPLFAPPDLRGAKLARTLSRSLSHEAQRG